The stretch of DNA AATGGAATTCCTTTTGGCATTACAACATCAAAAGCTGATAATCTATCAGTAGCGATCATAACTAATATTTCATCATTAATATTGTATACTTCACGCACTTTACCTTTGTAAACTGATTTTTGACCGGGAAAGTTAAAATTGGTCGATGTAATTGTGTTCATTAATTGTCGTGTTGTTGATGTGCAAATGTAATTCGTTTACAAATGCTAAGCAATATTAAAAATAAAAAAGGAGAAATTACTTTCTCCTTTTTTATATGCATTTATAAATTTTATTTAAATCTAATATTATAGGTTACACCTACACCAACACTTTGTAGATTAAGATCATTCTCTGTGAAAGTATTTTGGTAATAACCATAAATATTCCAATCTCTATTATGGTAACCAATTTGAGGATTTACATATAATCCGCCTTCATTATTGTCAACATTTGTTAAGAAACCATAACCTAAATCAGAGCCAAAGAACAATCCACTTGGTGTGAAATAATATCTTACAAATCCTGCTAAAGGAATCATTCCAAAATCATCTACACCATCTTTTCCAAAATAATGATTATATCCTGATGCAACTCCTACTCCCCAATTTGGAGTAAATAGATGTTGAGCACGAACATCAGCTCCAACATTAAAACTTGCAAAATCACTTGCATCTCCTACAGGAACTCCTGCTGTTAATCCAGCCTTTAGCCATGAATTATCTGGAGTAATTTCTACATTTACTTCTTCTTGTGCGTTAACTGTGTTAAAACCAATAACACTAATACCTAAAATTAAAAATAACTTTTTCATAAGATTCTTTTTATTTGTTTACATGACAAAGTTCTTAAAGAATCATAAGAATAGTTTTATAAAATTTATTATAAGTTTTACAGAATTTAAATTAATCGTGATTTTCTATACTCTTGTAAGCATCAATAATTTTCTTAACTAATTTATGACGAACAATATCTTTATCATCAAGGTAAATTATACCAACACCCTCAACATCTTTTAATATTAAAATAGCTTCTTTTAGCCCTGAAATAGTTCTTCTTGGCAAATCTACCTGTCCAGGGTCACCAGTAATCATAAATTTTGCATTTCTACCCATGCGCGTCAAAAACATTTTCATTTGACTGTGGGTTGTGTTTTGCGCTTCATCTAGAATTACAAAGGCATTATCTAGAGTTCGTCCTCTCATAAATGCTAATGGCGCAATTTGAATTATTCCTTTTAAAATATAATCTTCTAATTTTTCAGGAGGAATCATATCACGAAGTGCATCATATAAGGGTTGCATATAAGGATCTAATTTTTCCTTCATATCACCCGGTAGAAAACCTAAATTTTCACCAGCCTCTACTGCTGGCCTAGTTAATATAATTCTTTTAACTTGTTTCTCCTTTAAAGCTTTTACGGCCATTGCAACACCAGTATAAGTTTTACCAGTACCTGCAGGACCAATGGCAAAAACCATGTCGTTTTTAATTACTGTATCAACTAATTTTTGTTGATTCAGCGTCATTGCTTTAATAAGTTTACCTCCTACACCATGCACTAAAATTTTATCTCTATCGTGCATGTGTTCTGTTGCATTTTGAGCATCGCTTTCAAGAACTCTCAAAATTACATTTTCATCGATACTATTATATCTCGAAAAATGAAACATTAAACGTCGGAATTTTGTTTCAAATTCATCCAGAATTTCTTCTTCTCCATAAGCTTTTAAAGTCGCTCCTCTAGCCACTATTTTTAGTTTTGGATAATACTTTTTAATTTCTTCTAAATGAACATCTTGGGCTCCCCAAAAATCTTTAGGAGTAATGTCTGTTAATTCTATAATTCTCTCGTTCAAACGCAGTAGTTTTTAAATTAATAGAAAGAAAATTCAACCTTCAGTATTCTTATGCTTTGAGCATGAATTAAAATTATGTAGGTTTGTATTCAAATTTAGCAAAAACAAGCTTTCGATTTAAATTAAGTTATAAACAAAATTATGTCAATAATTACCTTAACTACAGATTTTGGACACAAAGATTATTTTGTAGGCGCAACAAAAGGTAAAATTATTTCTGAATTTAAAGAGGCTACAATTATTGATATTTCCCACGATATTGATAAGTTTAATACTACAGAAGCTAGTTATTGTATTTCGGCTGCTTATAATAGTTTTCCAAAAGGAAGTATTCACATTATTTCAGTAGATAGCGAACGTGTTAATAACACGCAACATATTGCTATGCAATGGGATGATCATTATTTTATTTGTGCAGATAATGGCATTTTATCTTCCTTATTACAAAAGAAAATAGCCCAAAAAATTGTAGCTATAAATATTCATGATAGATTAAAGGGTAATGCAACCGATATGGATGTTTTTGTTACAGTTGCTTGTCATATTGCTAGAGGTGGATTACTAAATGTTATAGGAAAAGAAATTGACACGATTAAATTCACTCAAGAATTAACGCCGCAAACAATAAGTAATACAACTATAAGAGGAAATATTATTTACATTGATGATTTTGGAAACTGTGTAACCAATATTTCCAAAAAAATGGTAGAAGATATGGCAAAAGGAAGAAAACCTGTTGTTCAATTTTCTAATAAAACATTTGACCGAATTCATCGTTATTATGGTGATTTCATTTCGCAAGATGCAGAAGCATTAAAATTGAACGAAGGAAAAGGATTGGTAATTTTTAATGAAAACGGTCTTTTAGAAATTGCTATTTATAAAAGTAATAGCAATACAGTAGGTTCAGCCACAACGCTATTTGGGTTAAAATACAGAGATGTAGTAAGTATAACATTTACAGAATAAATTATGTTTATAAGAATAGTAAAAATGCGTTTTCAAGAAGATAAAATTGACGCATTTCTTAAAAATTTTAATGAAGTAAAAGAAAAAATTAGAGGTTTTGAAGGTAATCAACACTTAGAATTATATCAAGACAAAAACGATTCGCGTATATTTTTTACTTACAGTTTCTGGGAAACAGAAGAACATTTAGAGATATATAGAAAATCTGAATTATTTGGTGAGGTTTGGACCTATACTAAAACGCTTTTTAGCGATAAACCAGAAGCTTGGAGTGTTGATAGACTA from Flavobacterium haoranii encodes:
- a CDS encoding PhoH family protein, encoding MNERIIELTDITPKDFWGAQDVHLEEIKKYYPKLKIVARGATLKAYGEEEILDEFETKFRRLMFHFSRYNSIDENVILRVLESDAQNATEHMHDRDKILVHGVGGKLIKAMTLNQQKLVDTVIKNDMVFAIGPAGTGKTYTGVAMAVKALKEKQVKRIILTRPAVEAGENLGFLPGDMKEKLDPYMQPLYDALRDMIPPEKLEDYILKGIIQIAPLAFMRGRTLDNAFVILDEAQNTTHSQMKMFLTRMGRNAKFMITGDPGQVDLPRRTISGLKEAILILKDVEGVGIIYLDDKDIVRHKLVKKIIDAYKSIENHD
- a CDS encoding SAM hydrolase/SAM-dependent halogenase family protein; this encodes MSIITLTTDFGHKDYFVGATKGKIISEFKEATIIDISHDIDKFNTTEASYCISAAYNSFPKGSIHIISVDSERVNNTQHIAMQWDDHYFICADNGILSSLLQKKIAQKIVAINIHDRLKGNATDMDVFVTVACHIARGGLLNVIGKEIDTIKFTQELTPQTISNTTIRGNIIYIDDFGNCVTNISKKMVEDMAKGRKPVVQFSNKTFDRIHRYYGDFISQDAEALKLNEGKGLVIFNENGLLEIAIYKSNSNTVGSATTLFGLKYRDVVSITFTE
- a CDS encoding putative quinol monooxygenase — protein: MFIRIVKMRFQEDKIDAFLKNFNEVKEKIRGFEGNQHLELYQDKNDSRIFFTYSFWETEEHLEIYRKSELFGEVWTYTKTLFSDKPEAWSVDRLAIL